A stretch of the Neodiprion lecontei isolate iyNeoLeco1 chromosome 4, iyNeoLeco1.1, whole genome shotgun sequence genome encodes the following:
- the LOC107227826 gene encoding transmembrane protein 161B isoform X1, translating into MALLGAQLVITLVMVSVIQKLGPHYSFARWILCSTGLIRYLYPTDQELRILAGVPKEKPKKGKHAENGKTPDVFHVPRNLEISLESAKVSALDVIHLKFYTEFQWLLDFSLYASLVYILTEVYTYYYPMKEEFNLSMLWCALVIGFSLKTLLSLWVQYFKGEESVGERSTCIVTGFAYLLIAMMVLIVDENTLEIDLEKAYVSFNQSASVFLDNQGLSSTGPASKIVLKFFLALWCGLLGSLFTFPGLRMSRMHWDSLKYCKERRLLQLLLNISFASPFILVILWIKPVSRDYLTVRIFAGMNGPLMSVQAFESMRLAAVVIAVILRLCLMPLYLQSYLNLASQRLEDQKKEAGRITNTDLQKKIAAVFYYMCVVALQYVAPIIMCLFLALMYKTLGGFTWEGLLRDVPIEECPADQPPKIVSPIFDDDDEKTVVQTAQEFHLALDSLKQVFTTDVFRGLLGFGTWWCCFTWFASTSMGMVYQSYFGST; encoded by the exons ATG GCTCTTCTTGGCGCGCAACTGGTCATTACTCTCGTTATGGTCAGCGTGATACAAAAACTTGGACCTCATTACTCGTTTGCTCGATGGATCCTCTGCTCCACTGG TCTGATACGATACCTCTATCCTACCGATCAGGAGCTCAGGATACTTGCTGGAGTGCCGAAGGAAAAACCAAAAAAGGGTAAACATGCTGAGAATGGAAAGACGCCCGACGTGTTTCACGTTCCTAGGAACTTGGAAATCAGCCTTGAAAGCGCCAAGGTTTCGGCTCTAGATGTTATACATCTGAAATTTTATACTGAATTTCAGTGGCTACTAGACTTCTCACTGTACGCGAGCTTGGTTTATATTCTGACCGAG GTTTACACGTACTACTATCCAATGAAAGAAGAGTTCAATCTTAGCATGCTATGGTGTGCTTTGGTTATCGGATTCTCACT CAAAACTCTACTTTCCCTTTGGGTGCAGTACTTTAAAGGTGAAGAGAGCGTCGGGGAAAGGTCCACTTGTATAGTTACGGGATTCGCCTACCTCCTTATCGCCATGATGGTTCTGATCGTTGATGAAAATACTCTTGAAATTGACCTCGAAAAAGCCTATGTTAGCTTCAATCAAAGTGCGTCTGTTTTTTTGGATAACCAAGGTCTCTCGTCTAC aGGTCCAGCCTCCaaaatcgttttaaaattttttttagcccTTTGGTGCGGACTCCTTGGATCGTTGTTTACCTTTCCAGGGTTAAGAATGTCCAGAATGCACTGGGACTCACTTAA GTATTGCAAAGAGAGAAGATTATTGCAGTTGCTTTTAAACATCAGTTTTGCTTCCCCCTTTATTTTGGTAATATTGTGGATCAAACCTGTGAGCAGAGATTACTTGACTGTTCGAATATTCGCCGGTATGAACGGCCCATT AATGAGCGTCCAAGCATTTGAGAGCATGAGACTGGCGGCTGTGGTGATTGCGGTAATTTTGAGATTATGCTTAATGCCATTGTACCTGCAATCGTATTTGAATCTCGCCAGCCAGAGACTGGAGGACCAGAAAAAAGAAGCCGGCCGAATAACAAACACCGATCTTCAGAAGAAG ATCGCCGCGGTATTTTACTACATGTGTGTAGTAGCTCTGCAGTATGTCGCTCCAATCATCATGTGCCTCTTTCTTGCTCTCATGTATAAAACTCTTG GCGGTTTTACTTGGGAAGGACTTCTCAGAGATGTACCGATCGAAGAGTGTCCCGCTGATCAACCGCCGAAAATTGTGTCCCCAATTtttgacgacgatgacgaaaAGACTGTCGTTCAAACAGCACAGGAGTTTCATCTGGCTCTCGATTCACTGAAACAG GTTTTCACGACTGACGTATTCAGAGGGCTGCTTGGATTTGGGACGTGGTGGTGTTGTTTTACGTGGTTTGCAAGTACATCTATGGGCATGGTGTATCAGTCCTACTTCGGAAGCACTTGA
- the LOC107227825 gene encoding uncharacterized protein LOC107227825 codes for MTEDIDVVFKEPKTFKQTLKALNFFCWLMGTGACEIGGWKKCSILIRVLHFTVCSVIIAYGITDFFSFGNVFRSEMYKIMYYMNKAVIYVTSYYYVLLGVIHKKSWEKFIERIDHLDRKIRRETSFDDRSIKLRLGLALGFTILMGPVSAVSHVLYYKLTDPSQIYTSDLLVYYTVAQSLITNFWFDIVVCTIHQRFKIVNRLIKQIGDSYAAPWIVLKIQRLRELHHEICGLVSIVNKVHGMHLLLSSANSFMMVLATLFRIYIGVVELKFQFIMINNVLWIVYATQFALNCFACTLTCREAISTGILIHEVGLKNNQLTNKRLYNNTGVHNNRRSLSYQPEAKTYEGSCVQNEIAHFSSQLQQNSVSFSACHFFELNNALLQGFVGVITTYLIILIQFYVPDRKTTNFGPTTTPSTTTEQFDIYNSTSADS; via the exons ATGACGGAGGACATAGACGTCGTCTTCAAGGAGCCAAAAACGTTCAAACAGACGCTGAAAGCGCTGAATTTTTTCTGCTGGCTTATGGGAACCGGAGCTTGTGAGATTGGTGGTTGGAAGAAGTGCTCGATACTGATAAGGGTCTTGCACTTCACGGTATGCTCGGTGATAATAGCCTACGGGATAACAGACTTCTTCTCGTTCGGGAACGTCTTCAGGAGCGAGATGTACAAGATAATGTACTACATGAACAAGGCCGTCATTTACGTCACGTCCTATTACTACGTACTTCTCGGCGTGATCCATAAGAAGAGTTGGGAGAAATTCATCGAGAGGATCGATCACCTCGACAGGAAAATACGGAGGGAAACATCCTTCGACGATCGCTCCATCAAACTCAGGCTGGGACTTGCCCTTGGGTTCACCATCCTTATGGGTCCCGTTTCAGCCGTGTCTCACGTCTTGTACTACAAGCTGACCGATCCCTCGCAGATATACACCTCGGATCTGCTCGTTTATTACACGGTAGCCCAGTCGCTCATCACAAACTTTTGGTTCGACATCGTCGTCTGCACGATTCACCAGAGGTTTAAGATCGTCAATAGACTCATCAAGCAGATCGGAGACTCGTACGCTGCACCGTGGATCGTCCTCAAGATCCAACGACTGAGGGAGCTGCATCATG AAATCTGCGGACTGGTCAGCATAGTGAACAAAGTTCACGGTATGCACTTGCTTTTGAGCTCGGCAAACTCGTTCATGATGGTCTTGGCTACGCTGTTCAGGATCTACATAGGAGTTGTGGAATTGAAGTTTCAGTTTATAATGATAAACAACGTGCTTTGGATCGTATACGCGACTCAGTTTGCTCTAAATTGTTTCGCGTGCACTTTGACCTGCCGCGAGGCGATATCGACTGGAATCCTGATCCACGAAGTCGGACTTAAGAACAATCAGCTAACGAATAAACGTCTGTACAACAACACCGGGGTACATAATAACAGACGGTCATTGAGCTATCAACCGGAAGCGAAAACCTACGAAGGATCCTGCGTGCAGAATGAAATCGCTCACTTTTCTTCCCAGCTGCAACAAAATTCCGTATCTTTCAGTGCCTGCCATTTTTTCGAACTCAACAACGCGCTCCTGCAAGGC TTCGTCGGCGTCATCACGACGTACCTCATTATCTTGATTCAGTTTTACGTACCGGACCGAAAGACGACAAACTTCGGACCCACCACCACCCCGTCTACTACAACTGAACAATTTGATATCTATAACTCAACATCTGCGGATAGCtag
- the LOC107227826 gene encoding transmembrane protein 161B isoform X2 has protein sequence MVSVIQKLGPHYSFARWILCSTGLIRYLYPTDQELRILAGVPKEKPKKGKHAENGKTPDVFHVPRNLEISLESAKVSALDVIHLKFYTEFQWLLDFSLYASLVYILTEVYTYYYPMKEEFNLSMLWCALVIGFSLKTLLSLWVQYFKGEESVGERSTCIVTGFAYLLIAMMVLIVDENTLEIDLEKAYVSFNQSASVFLDNQGLSSTGPASKIVLKFFLALWCGLLGSLFTFPGLRMSRMHWDSLKYCKERRLLQLLLNISFASPFILVILWIKPVSRDYLTVRIFAGMNGPLMSVQAFESMRLAAVVIAVILRLCLMPLYLQSYLNLASQRLEDQKKEAGRITNTDLQKKIAAVFYYMCVVALQYVAPIIMCLFLALMYKTLGGFTWEGLLRDVPIEECPADQPPKIVSPIFDDDDEKTVVQTAQEFHLALDSLKQVFTTDVFRGLLGFGTWWCCFTWFASTSMGMVYQSYFGST, from the exons ATGGTCAGCGTGATACAAAAACTTGGACCTCATTACTCGTTTGCTCGATGGATCCTCTGCTCCACTGG TCTGATACGATACCTCTATCCTACCGATCAGGAGCTCAGGATACTTGCTGGAGTGCCGAAGGAAAAACCAAAAAAGGGTAAACATGCTGAGAATGGAAAGACGCCCGACGTGTTTCACGTTCCTAGGAACTTGGAAATCAGCCTTGAAAGCGCCAAGGTTTCGGCTCTAGATGTTATACATCTGAAATTTTATACTGAATTTCAGTGGCTACTAGACTTCTCACTGTACGCGAGCTTGGTTTATATTCTGACCGAG GTTTACACGTACTACTATCCAATGAAAGAAGAGTTCAATCTTAGCATGCTATGGTGTGCTTTGGTTATCGGATTCTCACT CAAAACTCTACTTTCCCTTTGGGTGCAGTACTTTAAAGGTGAAGAGAGCGTCGGGGAAAGGTCCACTTGTATAGTTACGGGATTCGCCTACCTCCTTATCGCCATGATGGTTCTGATCGTTGATGAAAATACTCTTGAAATTGACCTCGAAAAAGCCTATGTTAGCTTCAATCAAAGTGCGTCTGTTTTTTTGGATAACCAAGGTCTCTCGTCTAC aGGTCCAGCCTCCaaaatcgttttaaaattttttttagcccTTTGGTGCGGACTCCTTGGATCGTTGTTTACCTTTCCAGGGTTAAGAATGTCCAGAATGCACTGGGACTCACTTAA GTATTGCAAAGAGAGAAGATTATTGCAGTTGCTTTTAAACATCAGTTTTGCTTCCCCCTTTATTTTGGTAATATTGTGGATCAAACCTGTGAGCAGAGATTACTTGACTGTTCGAATATTCGCCGGTATGAACGGCCCATT AATGAGCGTCCAAGCATTTGAGAGCATGAGACTGGCGGCTGTGGTGATTGCGGTAATTTTGAGATTATGCTTAATGCCATTGTACCTGCAATCGTATTTGAATCTCGCCAGCCAGAGACTGGAGGACCAGAAAAAAGAAGCCGGCCGAATAACAAACACCGATCTTCAGAAGAAG ATCGCCGCGGTATTTTACTACATGTGTGTAGTAGCTCTGCAGTATGTCGCTCCAATCATCATGTGCCTCTTTCTTGCTCTCATGTATAAAACTCTTG GCGGTTTTACTTGGGAAGGACTTCTCAGAGATGTACCGATCGAAGAGTGTCCCGCTGATCAACCGCCGAAAATTGTGTCCCCAATTtttgacgacgatgacgaaaAGACTGTCGTTCAAACAGCACAGGAGTTTCATCTGGCTCTCGATTCACTGAAACAG GTTTTCACGACTGACGTATTCAGAGGGCTGCTTGGATTTGGGACGTGGTGGTGTTGTTTTACGTGGTTTGCAAGTACATCTATGGGCATGGTGTATCAGTCCTACTTCGGAAGCACTTGA